CCGGCGTTGCTGCTGTTCGACGAGCCGACCTCGGCGCTCGATCCGGAACTGGTGGGAGAAGTCCTGACGGTGATCCAGGAGCTTGCCGCCGAGGGGCGGTCCATGCTCCTCGTCACACATGAGATCGCGTTCGCCCGCGAGGTCGCCGACCGGGTGATCTTCATGGACGGCGGCGTCATCGTCGAGGAGGGGCCGGCGCGCGCCGTGCTCGACGATCCCCGGGAGCCGCGTTTGCGCCGCTTCCTGCAGCTCGTCGCCCATTCCGGGGAGGCGGCATGACCCAGGCTCCCTTCTCCCGCATCGCCGAGGCGCTGCTGACCGGCGCATGCGTCACCCTGCAGGTTTCGGCGGGCGCGCTGGCGGTCGCCGTCTGTCTCGGGCTGCTGCTGGCTTCGCTCGGCGTTCTCCGCCCGGCACGATCGGTCCGGATCATCATCGCCGCCTATGTCGAGATCTTTCGCAACATCCCGAGCTTGACGCACCTGTTCCTCATCTATTTCGGGCTTGCCTATCTGGGGCTGCGGTTGACGTCGCTCACCGCTGCCGTCCTCGGCCTGGGATTGATCGGTGGCGCCGTTCTCGCCGACGTGTTTCGCGCCGGCCTGCAAGCCGTGCCGGCCGGGCAGTGGGAGGCTGCGCTGGCGATCGGCCTGTCCCCCTTCAAGGCCTTCCGCCTCGTCATTCTGCCTCAGGCCTGGCGGATCAGCCTGCCGCCGCTGGGCAACTATGCCATCGGCCTCGTCAAGGACACCTCGCTCGTCGCGGCGATCGCTGCGCCCGAGATCATGTTCAACGCCCGGCAGATCGTGAACGAGACCTTCGAGACGGCGCTGGTCTACGGCTCCGCGGCGCTGATCTATCTCGTCATCACCTTTGGTCTCAGCTGGCTTCTCGCCGTCGTCGAACGCAAGGCGGCCTATTGAGATGACCAGCTTCTTCCAACCGATCCTGGCGAACCTCCACGACTGGGGACCGCAGCTCGTGAAGGCCAGCGGCACGACCATTCTCCTGACGCTGCTCGGCTTTGCCGCTGCATTCGCCTTGGGCCTCGCCGTCGAGTTCCTGCGCACCCGTCGATCCCCGCTCGTGCGACGGCTCGTCGATGGTTATCTCTTGATCCTGCGCGGCGTGCCCATCCTCGTCGTCCTCTACCTGCTCTATTTTGCGCTGCCTGGCATCGGCGTCACCTTGCCGGCTCTCGTCGCGGGCGTCCTGGGCCTCGGGCTGGTCTACAGCGCCTACCTCGCCGAGGTGTTTCGTGCCGGCCTGCAATCGGTGCCCAGGGGCCAGCGCGAAGCCGCGCTCGCCGCCGGGCTCACGCCCGCTCAAACCTTTCGGCTGGTGCTGTTTCCGCAAGCCGTCCGCGCGGTTCTGCCGCCTCTGCTGATCAGCCTGGTCTCCCTGCTCAAGGACAGCTCGATCTGCGCCCTCATCACGGTGCCCGAGCTCACGCTCACCTCGCGAGCCATCATGTCGGAGAGCTTCCTTCCCCTGCAGATCTTCGCGCTCACCGGCCTGTTCTATTTCATCATCGCCTGGCCGGCTTCGCTGGCGGTGCGGGCGCTCGAAAGGCGCCTGCAGCGCGGCCGCGCGCCGGGCCGGCGCCCCGCTCGACCGAGCCGGATGGCGACCGGCGCCGTCACCCTGGCCTCGGACAAATGACGGGGACACGCTCGATTTCAGCGGAGCACGGAAAGCGTGATGCCCAGAAATCCCATTCCGATCCTTGTGCTCCGCGGCCGGCCCTTCGAGCGTGGCGGTCGGCACGGCGAGGCGTTCGCGGCTGAGATACAGCGAGCGCTGGGCCGATCGAAGGACACCTCGAGCCGCAAGGCCTACGAAGCCGCCCGCGGGCGGGCCGCGCATTCGTGGCCGCTTCTCGAGGAATGCGCCCCCGAAATCGCCATGGAGGTGCAGGGGCTCGCGGAAGGCTCGTCCAGCGACGTGACGGACCTCTATCTGCGCATCGGCTTCGAGTTCTTTGTCGATGCTGCGCCCACGGGCTGCAGCGGCATCGCGATCGCCGGCCCGAACGGTGCGGTCATCGGCCAGAACTGGGATGCGCCACCCGAGGATGCCGTCGACCTTGCCCTTGTCCTGCACGCCGGTGAGGCCGGCGTCGAAACGGCAATGGTGGCGTCGGTCGGCACCCTGGGCTGGGTTGGCTGCAATCGCTCCGGATTGGCCTTGTCGACCAATGATCTGATCCTCGACGCCATTCCCTGCGGCCTGCCGAGCCAGGTCGTCCGCCGCCTTGCGCTGGACCAGGCGAGCGTGCCGGCCGCAATTGGCGCCTTGCGTTCCCTGCCGAACATGGGCGGGCGCTGCTATCTGCTCGGCGACGCTGCGGGAGCGATCGCCGGCGTCGAGATCTCGCCCTCGGTGGGCGTCAGCGCGATGGCGGCGACCTCACCGATCCTTCATACCAACCATGCCCGCCTGCCGGAGACCGCCGTCGTCGAGGATGAGGCGCGGCTGCAGGCCGTCTACCCGTCCAGTCGAAGCCGCCTCGCTGCGCTGGAACGCCTTGCAGACGGTGCCCGCACCGTCGCCGACGTCATGGCCGTCCTGCGCAATCGCGACGGTGCGCCGAACGCGATCTCGAAAACCCCATCCAAGGAAGAGAAGACCGAGACGGCGTTCTCGATCGTGTTCGATTGCGCGGCTGCCGAAATCCATCTCTGCGCCGGCCCACCGTCGACGGGTGTTTACCAGACCGTCCGATTGTCCGATCCGGAGCGGCGCGTCGAGCCGCCGCCTCGTCCGTGACCGCGCGGCGCTTCCGCGCATCAGTCCGGCTCGGAGTCGAGCCCTGCCGTCGTCTCGCGCTTTTGTGACCGCGCCCGCCCTGTCTGGGCTGAAAGCGCCGCCCTATCCTGCCGAGGACGCCGATGCAGGAGCAGGCCATGAACCAGGACTACATCGACCTCTACGATCGCTTCACCCATGGCGGCATGAGCCGCCGGTCCTTCCTGGACCGGCTGGCGGCGATGGCCGGCGGCACCGCCGCCGCCACCGCCCTGCTCGCGGTGCTGCAGAACGACTATGCCAGGGCCGAGACCGTGGCCGAGGCGGACGAGCGCATCGTGGCCGAGAGCTGGGCCGTGCCCGGCGGCCCGGCGGGCCTGTCGGGCTACCTCGTGCGGCCCAAGGCCGGCGGCCGGCCCGGCACCGTCCTGGTGGTGCACGAGAATCGCGGCCTCAACTCGCACATCAAGGATGTCACGCGCCGGGTCGCGGTCGCAGGCTTCGTGGCGCTCGGCCTCGACTATCTCAGCCCGCTCGGCGGCACGCCGGCCGACGAGGACAAGGCCCGCGACATGATCGGCACGCTGAAGCCCGAGGACATCATCGCGTCCTCCAAGGCGGCCGCCGCGGCCCTGCGCGCGCGTCCCGACGGCAACGGCAAGGTCGGCGCGGTCGGCTTCTGCTGGGGCGGGGGCGCCGTGAACCAGCTCGCGGTCGCCGACCCCGCGCTCAACGCCGGCGTCGCCTATTACGGCATGCAGCCCAAGGCCGAGCAGGTGCCGGCGATCAAGGCGCCGCTGCTGCTGCACTACGGCGCCCTCGATGAGCGCATCGATGCCGGCATTCCAGCCTTCGAGGCGGCGCTGAAGGCCGACAACAAGGCCTACCAGATCTTCGTCTACGAGGGCGCCAACCACGCCTTCAACAACGATACCGGCGGGGCGCGCTACAACAAGGCGGCTGCCGATCTCGCCTGGCAGCGCACCATCGACTTCCTCAAGACCAACCTCGCCTGAGGCGAGCGCCGCTCTCCTTTGTGCCGCTTGCGGGAACTTTCCACATCGACAGAGCGTTGATCCTGCAAGTTTCGCCCAAGTCGACCGGAAAAGGGCGTATGATGCGGCCGCGGCACCGATGGTGTTCGCGGCCTGGACGATGAGATGGAGGAGGGCATCATGTTCCACTCGATTGTCGTTCCGGTCGACCTCGCCGAGGTCGACCTCGCGCGACCCGCGATCGAGCACGCAGCGCAGCTGGTTCGGGAGTCGGGCGGTCGGATGACGCTGGTCAACGTCGTGCCGATCATGCCCGTGATGATGATGGACACCGTGCCGGTCAGCTACGAGGCCGAGATTGCCGAGAAGGCCAAGGCTTCGCTCGCCGACCTCGCGGCGACCGTCGACCTGCCGCGGTCCCAGATCGGGACGACCGTGCGGATCGGCGGCATCCAGCACGAGATTCTGGCTGTCGTGAAGGAGGAGAGGGCCGATCTCATCCTGCTCGGCTCGCACGAGCCGCACCTGTCGACCTATCTGCTCGGCTGCAACGCCAGCGCCATCGTGCGCCATGCCCATTGCTCGGTGCTGGTGCTGCGCGAGCGGCCGGAGCAGGTCGGCGGCCACGAGATACCGGCCGCCAAGCTCGGAACCGCGATGCCGGCGACCGGCCTGCCGGTCTCCTGAGGCTCACGCGCCGCGGCAGGCGGCCATGACGTTGGAGACGGCCTCGGCGGCGCTGTGGCCGTCGATCGAAGCGCCGGGGCTGGCCGGCTGGCCCTGACGGTCGAGCACGGCGAAGGTGAGCCGGTCGGCCTTCTGCAGGGCCTTGAGGTCGCCGTCGCCGAGCAGGGCGGCGAGGCCCTGCTCGCCCTGGGCGGGTGCGGCGACCGAGGTGATCTCCACGTCCCTCTCGGCGAGGCGCAGGCGCTTGGCGGCGAAGGCCGCGGCGCGGATATGCTCGAGATCGAGCGGATCGAGCGCCTTGAACGTCACCTCCAGCCGCGCCGTATCGGTCCTGAGGCAGGCCAGCGAGATCGTCACATCATTGTCGCTGAAGCGGGCCGAGGCCAGGCCCTGGGGCTGGCGCAGCACCGTCCAGACACCCTGCACCGGCGGCGCAGCGGCCGTGACCGAGATCGGCTGCGCCAGGGCGGCGGCGGCCGCGCGGGGCTGGGCCGGGGCGGCGGCGATCTGCGGCGGATTCTGGGCCGCCTGGATCACGTCCGACAGCATCGCCGCCTTGTCCGCCGGCAGGGGAGCGGTGACCATGCCGATCTCGATCAGACGGTCGTCCGGCACCACGTCCATGCTGGTGAAGGGAGTGCGCAGCGTGGTGATGAAGAAGGAGATGTCGATGCCCATCTCCTTGACATAATCGTAGACGCCGACGACCTGGCGGCCATAGTCGCGGACGATCTGGTTCATCTGGGCGGCGCTGAAGCTCTCGTCCTCGGCGAATTGCGGCGAGAACTGGTGCACGCCGGCCTTGGAGCCGGGCGTGAGGAAGCGCTGGACGCCGCCGAGCATCACCATCGAGCAGGCGGAGTAGCAGCCGGCGCCGTCGAACACCACGCCGGCGGGCGTCTTGCGCGCCTGGCCCACCACCGTGGTCCAGCCGGACTGGCGGATGCGCCGGCCCATGATCAGGGCGGGGACCACCTTGCCGCCGATCGAGTCGAAGGCGACCACCACACGCGGCGCGGTCTGCGGCTTCGGCGCGCCGGTGCTGCGATCCTCCCGGGGCAGCAGGCCCTTCAGCCGGCTGTCGGCGATGAACACGGCGAACTGGCGCGCCGTCTCGTCCATGATCTCGCCCCTGGCGTTGATCACGACGCAGCCGGGGCAGTCGGCCCCCGCGGAGACGACGGCAAAGCTCATGGGCGTGGTGCCGTCGCTCGCGCTTGCCGGCTGGCAGGCCAGGACGGCGGCGAGGAGACCAGCGCACACGAAGCTGCCGATGCGCATCGAAACGCGCAAAACTTCTGGGAGCATCGCTCCCTTTCCCGTTGCGGTTGACGATCGCGCCATGATGCCTTCTCCACGCGGCGCTGTCGACGGTCGGCGCGGCGCCTGCGACAGTCCATCCCGGGCTGTGCTCTGCCGGCAACCCGTGCCGTCGGGGGCCGGCGCCAAGGTTCGGACCGGCGCCAGGCAAAATCTGTGCGAAAGCGCAAGCCGCGCGACGGGCTCAGCCACGCCGCTCGTCGAGCCAGTCCTGGAATCCGAGGCGCCAATATTCGAACTGCGCCGCCAGGCGTCCGGCCGCGCCATGGGTCGGGGCGAGGCCGAACGGGGCGAACAGGCGATAGCTGTCGTCGCGCTCGGCCAGCGCCCGCGCCAGCACCAGCCCGGCCATGGCCGTGGTGTTGAGCCCGTGGCCGCCGAAGGCCGAGGCGACCCAGACGTCGCGCTCGACCGCGCCGATCTGCGGCATCTTGTGGCGGGCATAGCCCATGACGCCGGCCCAGGCGTGGTCGATGCGCACGCCTTTCAGGGCCGGGAAGGTGCGGGCCATGTCGCGCGCCAGCGCCCGGGCGAGCCGCGCCGGCGGCGGCGGACGGCGCCGTGTGGTGATGCCGCTGCCCCACATCAGGCGCGAGCCGTCGACGATGCGGAAATAGTTGCCGGCCCGCCGCGTGTCGGTGACCGCGCCGGCGAAGCGCATGATCGCTTCGAGCCGCTCGCCCAGCGGCTCGGTGACGGCGATGAAGGTGGAGACCGGCACCACCGCCCGCGCCACGCGCCGGTGCAGGCCGGGCGGCAGCGCCGCCGAGCCGCACAGCACGATCCGGTCGCAGCGCACCGCGCCCTTCGCCGTCCGCACCACCCGGCGGAGCGAGCGCAGATCGAGGCCGACCGCCGGCGAGTGCTCGTAGAGCCGGACGCCGGCCCTGGCCGCGTCGGCCGCCAGGCCCAGGCAATAGTTCAGGGGATGGATGTGGAAGGCCTGCATGTCGTAGAGGCCGGCATGGTAGGCGGGCGTGCGCAGGACCTCGCGCACCTGCGCGCGTGGCCAGAACAGCGGCGCGTCGCCGTAGAACCTGGCCCGGCGCTCGGCCTCGGCCCGGAAGGCGTCGACGCCGGCCGCGTGCCGCACCACCTTGAGCGCGCCGCCGGTCAGCGCGACGCCCGGCATGCGGGTGCTCTCCACCGCGTCGCGAACATAGGCCATGCCCTCGCGCGAGAGCGCGTGCAGCGCCTTGGCATGGTCGAGCCCGACCCGCTTCTCGATCTCCCCCTGGCCCTCGGCGAAGCCGGCCAGCACGAAGCCGCCATTGCGCCCGGAGGCGCCGGAGGCGATGCGATCGGCCTCGAGCAGCACCACGTTCCACCCCCGGCGGGCGAGCTCGCGCGCCGTCGTCAGGCCCGCGAGGCCGCCGCCGACGACGCACACGTCGGCATCGGTGGCGAAATCGAGCTCCGGCCGCTCGGCACGCGGGACGCTGGAGACTTCGTACCAGGTGGTGAACGGCGGCTGGCCCATCGGCGGCCTTGGTAGCGGATCGGCGCCGCGCGTCAAAGCGGCGTTTCGCTCCGGGCGGCGGCAATCCGTGAATCCGCCTTAACCCGCCGGCAAGGATTCGCTTGCCGAAGCGTTAAGCCCGTTCTCAGAGGGGACCCAGCGTCAATTGATCGGTTACTCCTCGTCGTGTTTAATCGAATCCGAGATATTAAAATTGGAATGAAACCATGTCGCGCGAGATTCCGTCAGCAGACCGGAATATCTATGGCGTCCAGTATTTGCGGGCGCTGGCGGCTATCTTCGTGGTGTATTTCCATACCCACGTCTACACCGAGAGCTTTGCCTGGTCGTTGCCGCGCGCCTTCGGCGCCAGCGGCGTCGACCTGTTCTTCGTGATCAGCGGCTTCATCATGATGACGATCACGGCGCGCTCGAATGTTTCGCCGGCACAGTTCCTGCTGCGGCGCTTCCTGCGCATCGTGCCGCTCTATTGGGTGGTGACGCTGATCATCGTCGTCGCCGGTCTGGTCTACCCTCCGTCCATGCTCAAGAACGCGGTCAGCTTCGAGCATGTCGGTCTGTCGATGCTGTTCATTCCGCATAGAAATCCTGTCGATTTCTCCAACGCACCCTTCTTCAAGCTGGGGTGGACGTTGAACTACGAGGTCTATTTCTACCTCGTCTTCGCCACGCTCCTCCTGTTCCTGCGCACGCCGCGCGGCCGCCTGATGGCGATGACCCTCTATGCCGCCACGGTCTCGATCCTCTACATCGCGATCGAGCCCGCCGGGTCGATTCCGCAGGTCTACTGGAACCCCATCATCATCGAGTTCTGGATGGGAACGCTGGTCGGCTATCTCTTCCTCAAGGGCGATCTGTCGGCGCTGCCGCGCGGCCTCGCCCTGGCGCTGGTGCCGATATGCCTCGCCATGATGATGGCCTTCGTGCCCGACGATTCCGTGCGCATCCAGATCCACGGCGTCGCCAGCGCCGTGCTGCTGATGGCCGTGCTGTCGCTGGAGATGCGCGGCAGCCTGCCGCGGCGCAGCCTGCCGAACCTCCTGGGCGATGCCTCCTATTCCATCTACCTCGTCCATCCCCTGGTTGAATCCATGGCGCGGGTCGTCACCAAGGTGGCGCACCTGCCCGTCGACAATGCCGCGCTCGGGGCGGTGCTGGTGGTGGCGACGACGGTGGTCTCCGTGGCTGGCGGCGTCGCCGCCCATCTCTGGATCGAGAAGCCGCTGCTCGCCGCCCTGCGCCGGCTGGTCGAGCGCGGCCGTCCGGCGCCGATGGCGGTGCCGGTCGCCGCGCCGTGACGGCGCGCCTCAGCCGGCGCGACGGCCTGCGGCTGATCGGCCTCGCCGCGCTCGGTGCATCGGCCTCGCCGGCGACCGTCATGGCCGCAGCGGATGGGCTGGTCCATGCCGAGGATTTCTCCGACGCGCGAACTCTCGACACCGGCTTCTGGACGCTGGAGACCGGGTTCTTCCGCAACCAGGAGGAGCAGTACTACGACCCGGCCAATGTCTTCGTGCGGGATGGCGCGCTGGTGCTGGAAGGGCGCGCCGAGCTCAAGCGCAATGCCGCCTACGACCCCGCCGGACCGGACTGGACGCGCACGCGCCAATATGCCCGCTATTCCTCCGGCAGCATCCTGTCGCGCCGGGCCTTCCTCTATGGCGTGTTCGAGGTGGTGGCCCGCGTGCCCGCCGGGCTCGGCACCTGGCCTGCGATCTGGCTGATCGACGAGCGCGGCGCCCCCTATCGCGAGATCGACATCATGGAGGCCGTCGGCGTCACGCCCGACACGGTCTTCTCGTCCGTCCATGCCGGCACCTCGCTGGCCGACCTCCGGCACTGGTCGGGCCAGGCGGCGATGCCGCGCCTTGCCGAGGGCTTCCACACCTACCGGCTCGACTGGCGGCGCGACGCCGTGACGATCGCCGTCGACGGCCGCACCGTGCTCGCCATGGATCCGGAGGCGGCGCGGGTCGGCGGCGCCGATCCGCTGCGCCGGCCGATGCAGCTGCGCATCAACCTGGCGCTCGGCGGCTCCTGGGGCGGACGCATCGACGATACCGTCCTGCCGGCCCGGCTGGAGATCCGCTCGGTGCGGGTCTGGGCGCCTGCGGCCTGAGCCGGCCGTCCGGTCTGTGCCTTTTCGCGCGTTCCCCGCGGCCGGGAGGGGTGATAAGACGGAACCCCACGGTCTGCGGAGATCCGCCATGCCGCGCATTGCTCTTCGCCTGCTCTTCCTCATGGCGCTCGCCGCCTTCGCCGGGCGGGCCGAGGCTGCGACCAAGGCGGCCCTGGTGATCGGCAACGGCGCCTACCAGAACGTCACGCGGCTGGCGAACCCCGTCAACGACGCCACCGACATGGCCGCTGCCCTGCAGCGCATCGGCTATGCCGTCACGCTCGTCACCGATGGCGATCTTTCCACCATGAACAACGGCCTGCGCAGCTTCCTGCGCGACGCCGACCATGCCGATGCCGCCCT
This is a stretch of genomic DNA from Labrys wisconsinensis. It encodes these proteins:
- a CDS encoding glycoside hydrolase family 16 protein: MTARLSRRDGLRLIGLAALGASASPATVMAAADGLVHAEDFSDARTLDTGFWTLETGFFRNQEEQYYDPANVFVRDGALVLEGRAELKRNAAYDPAGPDWTRTRQYARYSSGSILSRRAFLYGVFEVVARVPAGLGTWPAIWLIDERGAPYREIDIMEAVGVTPDTVFSSVHAGTSLADLRHWSGQAAMPRLAEGFHTYRLDWRRDAVTIAVDGRTVLAMDPEAARVGGADPLRRPMQLRINLALGGSWGGRIDDTVLPARLEIRSVRVWAPAA
- a CDS encoding dienelactone hydrolase family protein, with protein sequence MNQDYIDLYDRFTHGGMSRRSFLDRLAAMAGGTAAATALLAVLQNDYARAETVAEADERIVAESWAVPGGPAGLSGYLVRPKAGGRPGTVLVVHENRGLNSHIKDVTRRVAVAGFVALGLDYLSPLGGTPADEDKARDMIGTLKPEDIIASSKAAAAALRARPDGNGKVGAVGFCWGGGAVNQLAVADPALNAGVAYYGMQPKAEQVPAIKAPLLLHYGALDERIDAGIPAFEAALKADNKAYQIFVYEGANHAFNNDTGGARYNKAAADLAWQRTIDFLKTNLA
- a CDS encoding NAD(P)/FAD-dependent oxidoreductase, coding for MGQPPFTTWYEVSSVPRAERPELDFATDADVCVVGGGLAGLTTARELARRGWNVVLLEADRIASGASGRNGGFVLAGFAEGQGEIEKRVGLDHAKALHALSREGMAYVRDAVESTRMPGVALTGGALKVVRHAAGVDAFRAEAERRARFYGDAPLFWPRAQVREVLRTPAYHAGLYDMQAFHIHPLNYCLGLAADAARAGVRLYEHSPAVGLDLRSLRRVVRTAKGAVRCDRIVLCGSAALPPGLHRRVARAVVPVSTFIAVTEPLGERLEAIMRFAGAVTDTRRAGNYFRIVDGSRLMWGSGITTRRRPPPPARLARALARDMARTFPALKGVRIDHAWAGVMGYARHKMPQIGAVERDVWVASAFGGHGLNTTAMAGLVLARALAERDDSYRLFAPFGLAPTHGAAGRLAAQFEYWRLGFQDWLDERRG
- a CDS encoding amino acid ABC transporter permease; this translates as MTSFFQPILANLHDWGPQLVKASGTTILLTLLGFAAAFALGLAVEFLRTRRSPLVRRLVDGYLLILRGVPILVVLYLLYFALPGIGVTLPALVAGVLGLGLVYSAYLAEVFRAGLQSVPRGQREAALAAGLTPAQTFRLVLFPQAVRAVLPPLLISLVSLLKDSSICALITVPELTLTSRAIMSESFLPLQIFALTGLFYFIIAWPASLAVRALERRLQRGRAPGRRPARPSRMATGAVTLASDK
- a CDS encoding amino acid ABC transporter permease; the encoded protein is MTQAPFSRIAEALLTGACVTLQVSAGALAVAVCLGLLLASLGVLRPARSVRIIIAAYVEIFRNIPSLTHLFLIYFGLAYLGLRLTSLTAAVLGLGLIGGAVLADVFRAGLQAVPAGQWEAALAIGLSPFKAFRLVILPQAWRISLPPLGNYAIGLVKDTSLVAAIAAPEIMFNARQIVNETFETALVYGSAALIYLVITFGLSWLLAVVERKAAY
- a CDS encoding C45 family autoproteolytic acyltransferase/hydolase, whose product is MPRNPIPILVLRGRPFERGGRHGEAFAAEIQRALGRSKDTSSRKAYEAARGRAAHSWPLLEECAPEIAMEVQGLAEGSSSDVTDLYLRIGFEFFVDAAPTGCSGIAIAGPNGAVIGQNWDAPPEDAVDLALVLHAGEAGVETAMVASVGTLGWVGCNRSGLALSTNDLILDAIPCGLPSQVVRRLALDQASVPAAIGALRSLPNMGGRCYLLGDAAGAIAGVEISPSVGVSAMAATSPILHTNHARLPETAVVEDEARLQAVYPSSRSRLAALERLADGARTVADVMAVLRNRDGAPNAISKTPSKEEKTETAFSIVFDCAAAEIHLCAGPPSTGVYQTVRLSDPERRVEPPPRP
- a CDS encoding universal stress protein, encoding MFHSIVVPVDLAEVDLARPAIEHAAQLVRESGGRMTLVNVVPIMPVMMMDTVPVSYEAEIAEKAKASLADLAATVDLPRSQIGTTVRIGGIQHEILAVVKEERADLILLGSHEPHLSTYLLGCNASAIVRHAHCSVLVLRERPEQVGGHEIPAAKLGTAMPATGLPVS
- a CDS encoding acyltransferase family protein, whose protein sequence is MSREIPSADRNIYGVQYLRALAAIFVVYFHTHVYTESFAWSLPRAFGASGVDLFFVISGFIMMTITARSNVSPAQFLLRRFLRIVPLYWVVTLIIVVAGLVYPPSMLKNAVSFEHVGLSMLFIPHRNPVDFSNAPFFKLGWTLNYEVYFYLVFATLLLFLRTPRGRLMAMTLYAATVSILYIAIEPAGSIPQVYWNPIIIEFWMGTLVGYLFLKGDLSALPRGLALALVPICLAMMMAFVPDDSVRIQIHGVASAVLLMAVLSLEMRGSLPRRSLPNLLGDASYSIYLVHPLVESMARVVTKVAHLPVDNAALGAVLVVATTVVSVAGGVAAHLWIEKPLLAALRRLVERGRPAPMAVPVAAP